GGGGGTCCCCGCCGGAGACGGCAATGACGCGAGATATTCGATGTCGTCATCGGTGAAGCCGAATCCATCGATGAGCTCGGCGATCTGGTTGGCACCGCAGAAGATACCGTAACCGCCTCCAAAGGGATTATCGCGATAGAACGAGTAGAAGCACGCCTCGGTATCGAGCTTGCCCTGCGACCAATATCCTTGAGCCATCGTGATCTCATAGAGATCGGTCAACAGCGTCATGTTGCGTGCCATGTGCATCTCCCGCTTCGCGCGTGTTATTCGCTTGCCTTGCCCTCGCTTGGCTTGCCTGAACCCTGACCGTGTCCCGACCCGCCACGGCGTCTGCGGCGGCGCTTGTTGCCCGAACCATTCGAGCCACCTGAGCCGCCCTGTGCTGCGCTTCCGCTTACGGTCGATGAGTGCTGACCGGGGCGCGGACGCGAGGAACCTTGGCTCTTGCCCTGCGCGCCATCCTTAGACTGCGTACTCTGGCCGTTTTCGCGTGGCTTGCCGTTCGAGCGCCTGCGGCGATTACGCGAGCGGTTCGCATTGCCCGAGGATTGCTCGTCCTTGGAGCCACTCGCTTGCTTACGCGTGGAGTCGTCGTGCTTGATCTCGCTGCCGTCGGTTGCGGAGACGGAACGGCGGCGCTTGCGTTCATCGCGCGGCTTGGGCTCCGGCGAGGAAGACCCGCGCTTGCGTGGCTTGCGGCCCGATTCGCCCGATGAGCCGTGCGAGGAAGAGCCCGACGAGCCGCGACGACGACGGTGAACGCGCTCGAGCGAGCCGCCTTCGGCCGTGGTGTCAGCCAGGTTGGGGTCATCGGAGAAGAGCTTCTCGCCCATCATCGCGAGATTGCTGTCGTTGCTGAGCTCCTCCATGATCTTGTCGAAGTTCTCCTGCGAGATGTGGCAAGGGCGAATGCGCTCGCCCTCGCGCGGCACCTTGTCGCCCGTGTCAAGGAACGAAACGGGAAGCGTGAGACTCGAGCCGTCCTCCATACGCAGACGCACGGTCTCGCGTGGCGTATCGAACTCGACGACCTTGCCCATGCCCGCCGGCGTGTCGATGAGGGCGTTCTTCTTGGGGGCGCGACCCTTGAAGTCCTTGTATGCCTCGTACTCGTAGCGCAGGCAGCACATGAGCCTGCCGCACAGACCCGAAATCTTCGTGGGGTTGAGCGGAAGGTCCTGCTCCTTGGCCATGCGAATGCTCACGGGCTGGAACTCGCCACCCAGACGTGCGCAGCACAGCTCCTCGCCGCAATGGCCCAGACCACCGAGCATGCGGGCTTCGTCACGCGGCCCGATCTGGCGCATGTCGACGCGCGTGTGGAACTCGGCAGCCAGATCGCGCACGAGACCGCGGAAGTCCACGCGGTCATCCGAGGTGAAGTAGAAGGTCGCATGCGACTCGTCGAACGAGAACTCGACGGCCGAGGGACTCATGTCGAGGTGGTTCTTATCGGCAAGGTCATGAAAGACGGCGAGCGCTTCTTGGTCGCGCGCGGCTATCTCGTCGGCCTTTTCGAGGTCTTCCTCGGTCGCGATGCGGATGACCGGCTTGAGCGGCTTGGCGAGCTCCACCTCTTCGACATCGACGACATCGTGAGTGCACAGGCCAATTTCGGTGCCCTTGCTTGTCTCGACCAGCACGTGGTCTCCCGCCTTCACGTCAAGGCCAGCAGGGTCGAACCAATAGTCCTGGGACGCGTAGCGAAGTCGAACGGACGCTACTAATGGCATAACGCCTCCCTGATTTCTAAGAACATTGCGTCAATCGCAAGTTGTGGTGTCACATTATACGAAATGCGCGCGATGGCTCCCTTGGCGGCATCGAGCGCGGTGAGAAGACCGGGGATGCTCGCCGAACGAGCAATCTGAGAGGTCTGGTCGGCACATTCGGGGTACGCGAGCAGCTCCGAGCCCCCTTCGCGCGTCACGAGGCAATCGCGTAACCAGGCGCGTACGAGAGCGCAGAAGTCGAAGAGGGCCGCACGCTCGTGCGCAGTCGCCTCGCGTTTGCCGGCGAGTTCGATCTGCTTCTTGGCGCCCTGCGAAAGGTAATCGTCGTACTTCTCGATGTACGCCTCGACATCGAGGTCATCGTCGCCCATCTTTGCCGCCTGCTCACGCGCAAGCTCGACGAAACGCTTGGAGTTGCCGAGCAGCGTACGGTTGTCACAGTTGCGCGCAAGAGCGTAGAGCATGTCGAAGACCTGGGCGTTTCCGGCTCGTACCCCCGAGATGGCGTTGAGTACGAGCACCTCGCAGCGACTACGCAGGGTTTCGAGCACCGCGGACTCGCTGTTGGCAACGAGTATGCAGGTGACATCGCGCGGCGGCTCCTCGAGCGTCTTGAGGAACGCGTTTGCCGGCGCCCCCGCCAGACGATGAGCGTCCTGGACGATGTAGACCTTGCTTGCAGCGCGGATGGGGGCGAGCTCGGCATCGCGCGTGAGCTCGCGGATCTGCTCGACAAGGTAGCCGTCGGTGCCACCAGGCGCGTAGACGTGCAGGTCGGGGTGGACGCGGCGCAGAACCTCGTCTTGCGTCTGCGCGTCGCCCTGCGCGATGAGACCGGCCGCAAAACGCAACGCCAAATCGGCACCCAGGCTTTCGTCGCCGCCTGCGATGAGATAGGCATGCGTGGCGTTGCCCGTATCGTGCACGCGCTGGAGATACGATATGACCTGATCCTGACCAGCAATGCCGGCAAAGAGCTCGCTCATGAGCACCCCTCCGCCCCAGAAAACTGGGACAAATGGACAGGGCATTTGTCCCATTCGAGTTCGGCGAGGTCGGCGCATATGCGCTCATGCACTTGTTCGATGCTTCCGTTG
This window of the Coriobacteriaceae bacterium genome carries:
- a CDS encoding stage 0 sporulation family protein, translated to MPLVASVRLRYASQDYWFDPAGLDVKAGDHVLVETSKGTEIGLCTHDVVDVEEVELAKPLKPVIRIATEEDLEKADEIAARDQEALAVFHDLADKNHLDMSPSAVEFSFDESHATFYFTSDDRVDFRGLVRDLAAEFHTRVDMRQIGPRDEARMLGGLGHCGEELCCARLGGEFQPVSIRMAKEQDLPLNPTKISGLCGRLMCCLRYEYEAYKDFKGRAPKKNALIDTPAGMGKVVEFDTPRETVRLRMEDGSSLTLPVSFLDTGDKVPREGERIRPCHISQENFDKIMEELSNDSNLAMMGEKLFSDDPNLADTTAEGGSLERVHRRRRGSSGSSSHGSSGESGRKPRKRGSSSPEPKPRDERKRRRSVSATDGSEIKHDDSTRKQASGSKDEQSSGNANRSRNRRRRSNGKPRENGQSTQSKDGAQGKSQGSSRPRPGQHSSTVSGSAAQGGSGGSNGSGNKRRRRRRGGSGHGQGSGKPSEGKASE